One Dioscorea cayenensis subsp. rotundata cultivar TDr96_F1 chromosome 17, TDr96_F1_v2_PseudoChromosome.rev07_lg8_w22 25.fasta, whole genome shotgun sequence DNA window includes the following coding sequences:
- the LOC120280324 gene encoding probable tocopherol cyclase, chloroplastic isoform X2, whose amino-acid sequence MESILLPSLRFHSSSPLPLRRQSRLHPPPPSVSGAVRASASIDPVYKPTPPDRPLRTPHSGYHFDGTTRVFFEGWYFKVSIPECRQSFCFMYSVESPAFPSGMSTLDRVIHGPRFTGVGAQILGADDKYICRHELMLGNTFVRADNATPPSGEVPPQEFRSRVLEGFQVTPIWHQGCICDDGRSNYVQTVKTARWEYSTHPVYGWGDVNSKQKSTAGWLAVFPVFEPHWQICMAGGLSTGWIEWDGERYEFENAPSYSEKNWGAGFPRKWFWVQCNVFEGAQGDVALTCAGGLRKLSGLADSYENVALIGIHYQGIFYEFVPWTGTLNWEIAPWGHWKLSALNEKHMVEIEATTKESGSPLRAPTAEAGFVTACKDTCTADLRLQLWERRYDGSKGKIILDATSNMAAVEVGGGPWYQTWNGTASSPEVISRALRVPVDMESLFPVPFFRPPGL is encoded by the exons ATGGAATCCATCCTCCTTCCCTCTCTTCGCTTCCATAGCTCTTCTCCGCTTCCTCTCCGCCGCCAATCACGGCTTCATCCTCCGCCGCCCTCCGTCTCTGGCGCCGTTCGAGCTTCGGCCTCCATTGACCCTGTCTACAAGCCCACCCCTCCCGATCGCCCCCTCCGAACCCCTCATAGCGG GTACCATTTTGATGGCACAACGAGGGTTTTCTTTGAGGGTTGGTACTTCAAGGTTTCGATCCCGGAGTGCCGGCAGAGCTTCTGTTTCATGTACTCGGTGGAGAGCCCGGCGTTCCCTAGTGGGATGAGCACGCTTGACAGGGTGATCCATGGGCCGAGGTTTACTGGTGTTGGTGCGCAGATCCTTGGTGCTGATGATAAGTATATTT GCAGGCATGAGCTAATGTTGGGAAACACCTTTGTAAGAGCAGACAATGCGACCCCTCCAAGTGGAGAGGTTCCTCCCCAG GAATTTCGTAGTCGTGTTCTTGAAGGTTTCCAGGTCACCCCAATTTGGCATCAAGGCTGCATTTGTGATGACGGAAG GTCAAATTATGTGCAAACTGTAAAGACTGCACGCTGGGAGTACAGTACTCATCCAGTATATGGGTGGGGTGATGTTAATTCTAAGCAAAAGTCAACTGCAGGCTGGCTTGCTGTTTTCCCTGTATTTGAACCTCATTGGCAGATATGTATGGCAGGAGGATTGTCTACAG GTTGGATAGAGTGGGATGGGGAGCGTTATGAGTTTGAAAATGCTCCATCTTATTCAGAAAAGAATTGGGGTGCGGGCTTCCCTAGAAAATGGTTTTGG GTGCAATGCAATGTCTTTGAAGGTGCCCAAGGGGATGTTGCTTTGACTTGTGCGGGTGGCTTGAGAAAACTTTCTGGATTGGCTGATAGTTATGAAAATGTTGCATTG ATTGGCATTCATTATCAAGGAATTTTCTATGAATTTGTCCCTTGGACTGGTACTTTGAACTGGGAGATAGCTCCATGGGGTCACTGGAAATTGTCTGCTCTGAATGAGAAACACATG GTGGAAATAGAGGCCACCACAAAAGAATCGGGTTCTCCATTGCGAGCTCCAACAGCGGAAGCTGGTTTTGTAACAGCATGCAAAGATACTTGTACTGCTGATCTCAGGTTGCAGTTGTGGGAAAGACGATATGATGGCAGCAAGGGCAAG ATTATTCTGGACGCAACCAGCAACATGGCAGCAGTTGAAGTTGGTGGAGGACCTTGGTATCAAACATGGAATGGTACAGCAAGTTCGCCGGAGGTTATCAGCCGTGCTCTCAGAGTTCCTGTTGATATGGAAAGTCTATTTCCTGTTCCTTTTTTTAGGCCGCCTGGTCTTTAG
- the LOC120280324 gene encoding probable tocopherol cyclase, chloroplastic isoform X1, with translation MESILLPSLRFHSSSPLPLRRQSRLHPPPPSVSGAVRASASIDPVYKPTPPDRPLRTPHSGYHFDGTTRVFFEGWYFKVSIPECRQSFCFMYSVESPAFPSGMSTLDRVIHGPRFTGVGAQILGADDKYICQFTDLSKNFWGSRHELMLGNTFVRADNATPPSGEVPPQEFRSRVLEGFQVTPIWHQGCICDDGRSNYVQTVKTARWEYSTHPVYGWGDVNSKQKSTAGWLAVFPVFEPHWQICMAGGLSTGWIEWDGERYEFENAPSYSEKNWGAGFPRKWFWVQCNVFEGAQGDVALTCAGGLRKLSGLADSYENVALIGIHYQGIFYEFVPWTGTLNWEIAPWGHWKLSALNEKHMVEIEATTKESGSPLRAPTAEAGFVTACKDTCTADLRLQLWERRYDGSKGKIILDATSNMAAVEVGGGPWYQTWNGTASSPEVISRALRVPVDMESLFPVPFFRPPGL, from the exons ATGGAATCCATCCTCCTTCCCTCTCTTCGCTTCCATAGCTCTTCTCCGCTTCCTCTCCGCCGCCAATCACGGCTTCATCCTCCGCCGCCCTCCGTCTCTGGCGCCGTTCGAGCTTCGGCCTCCATTGACCCTGTCTACAAGCCCACCCCTCCCGATCGCCCCCTCCGAACCCCTCATAGCGG GTACCATTTTGATGGCACAACGAGGGTTTTCTTTGAGGGTTGGTACTTCAAGGTTTCGATCCCGGAGTGCCGGCAGAGCTTCTGTTTCATGTACTCGGTGGAGAGCCCGGCGTTCCCTAGTGGGATGAGCACGCTTGACAGGGTGATCCATGGGCCGAGGTTTACTGGTGTTGGTGCGCAGATCCTTGGTGCTGATGATAAGTATATTTGTCAGTTCACGGATTTGTCTAAGAATTTCTGGGGGA GCAGGCATGAGCTAATGTTGGGAAACACCTTTGTAAGAGCAGACAATGCGACCCCTCCAAGTGGAGAGGTTCCTCCCCAG GAATTTCGTAGTCGTGTTCTTGAAGGTTTCCAGGTCACCCCAATTTGGCATCAAGGCTGCATTTGTGATGACGGAAG GTCAAATTATGTGCAAACTGTAAAGACTGCACGCTGGGAGTACAGTACTCATCCAGTATATGGGTGGGGTGATGTTAATTCTAAGCAAAAGTCAACTGCAGGCTGGCTTGCTGTTTTCCCTGTATTTGAACCTCATTGGCAGATATGTATGGCAGGAGGATTGTCTACAG GTTGGATAGAGTGGGATGGGGAGCGTTATGAGTTTGAAAATGCTCCATCTTATTCAGAAAAGAATTGGGGTGCGGGCTTCCCTAGAAAATGGTTTTGG GTGCAATGCAATGTCTTTGAAGGTGCCCAAGGGGATGTTGCTTTGACTTGTGCGGGTGGCTTGAGAAAACTTTCTGGATTGGCTGATAGTTATGAAAATGTTGCATTG ATTGGCATTCATTATCAAGGAATTTTCTATGAATTTGTCCCTTGGACTGGTACTTTGAACTGGGAGATAGCTCCATGGGGTCACTGGAAATTGTCTGCTCTGAATGAGAAACACATG GTGGAAATAGAGGCCACCACAAAAGAATCGGGTTCTCCATTGCGAGCTCCAACAGCGGAAGCTGGTTTTGTAACAGCATGCAAAGATACTTGTACTGCTGATCTCAGGTTGCAGTTGTGGGAAAGACGATATGATGGCAGCAAGGGCAAG ATTATTCTGGACGCAACCAGCAACATGGCAGCAGTTGAAGTTGGTGGAGGACCTTGGTATCAAACATGGAATGGTACAGCAAGTTCGCCGGAGGTTATCAGCCGTGCTCTCAGAGTTCCTGTTGATATGGAAAGTCTATTTCCTGTTCCTTTTTTTAGGCCGCCTGGTCTTTAG
- the LOC120280325 gene encoding probable inactive nicotinamidase At3g16190: MAAAKCSETAMLVIDMQNDFILPGGPMHVAGGQTVVPSVIRAVSFARQRGIFVIWVVREHDPWGRDVELFRQHLYVNGEGPTAKGSKGAQLVNGLIPEEKDYKIVKTRFSAFFNTHLHHFLQTSGIKNLVIVGVQTPNCIRQTVYDAVALNYQSVTVIVDATAAATPEVHIANIMDMKNIGVETPTLEEWCTHT, translated from the exons ATGGCAGCTGCGAAGTGCAGCGAAACAGCGATGCTCGTCATAGACATGCAg aATGATTTCATACTGCCCGGTGGTCCGATGCACGTCGCCGGAGGCCAAACCGTCGTCCCATCCGTCATCCGCGCCGTCTCCTTTGCCAGGCAGCGGGGTATTTTCGTCATTTGG GTTGTGAGAGAACATGATCCTTGGGGAAGAGATGTTGAGCTTTTTCGTCAACACTTGTATGTAAATGGTGAAGGACCTACTGCAAAAGGGTCTAAAGGTGCTCAACTGGTTAATGGGCTTATACCTGAAGAAAAAGACTATAAGATAGTGAAAACACGCTTTAGTGCTTTTTTCAACACACACCTCCATCACTTTCTTCAAACTTCAGGCATTAAGAACTTGGTTATTGTAG GTGTTCAAACACCAAACTGCATCAGACAAACTGTTTATGATGCTGTGGCATTGAACTATCAATCTGTTACTGTTATTGTTGATGCTACCGCCGCTGCTACCCCAGAAGTACATATTG CTAACATTATGGACATGAAGAACATTGGAGTGGAAACACCAACATTGGAGGAATGGTGCACTCATACTTGA
- the LOC120280869 gene encoding putative E3 ubiquitin-protein ligase LIN-1 produces the protein MATVSPEFILRRTSTFLDEAFSQTDLRRSVLSSARRRLTSPDPTTLQALALLSQPTDSSFSASSSASTGTTSRPSPSALRTAEKLLLTLPSKNPLSSLLLAFVHALRQRHREAALSLLDLFALAPFAARYEVAAPVFEDLFIPHLLPAIQWFADQRSRILASQPSSGIDDDAGRSIEVTAAISLLSRMSGDQAEELKELERGYEDVLDENTMAYAGYLKEVLESRDGEWEALLPPQLILTKVKRNKGVFEGIQEEDEDDEDDDEGQGFGSRPKLSSRNGRYNPMWLEEERSDEFLSRQSSRVQDKNVKVSAKYSQRPSPQRITRQPSTDSSNGNANLFSDFRPGSSSSSENSVVSDAEFDPGILQEKKTRKASFGSDENQYQEQEQTSSETTCSSNHQMVDPDGILASGKPTPPKDFVCPITSNIFDDPVTLETGQTYERKAIQEWLDRGNSTCPITRQTLNITQLPKTNYVLKRLIASWREQNNAYSTPARSENPSPKDARDFNLLKRAPSPTSVISQASIDGATGDLRQAISRLCTSEILGESEKAVLQIERLWREAGTDPEILPVLSKPAVVNGFVEILLNSVNADILRSAVFMLTELASRDNFVIQTLTRVDSDVDCLVSLFKEGLVEAVVLIYVLSCPPESLIEMDMLDALVMAINRKEDESFAMCLKPRIASLFILNQMIRVENQKNVSEFMGALISRNIVEGVIPCLESDLLDEMLAAVEILLRCMEEDGNCREDIADTAEFGPLLESFSLANDAQRFQIVQFLNELVKLSRRTFNEQILHIIKDGGAYSTKHVLLVYLQTALHDQSLPVASLLLQLDILMEPRKMSIYREEAIDALISCLRNTDFPKSQLLAAETIMGFQGRYSSAGKSLAKAYLLKKAGMSKSYRAIMRTEQMGHALGNSEENLEEEKAAEEWERRIAFALVSHEFGLIFEALAEGIKSRRAELFSTCLVSATWLTHMLSILPDMGLRGAARVCLLKLFVSILKSARDVDDKALAMLALRSFMYDPDGLHDMASYVKEIIKSLRELKKSSSLAYEMLKLFSDGQESSAEMWNHKELVQVDCSTHGEVLSIVCFKNRIITGHSDGTIKVWSGVESLLNLIQEAHDHSKAVTSLTVSGERIYSGSTDKTMRVWILRNGEIRCSEIHDVKDQVHNLVVANSISCFIPQGAGVKVILLNGGSKLLNQSKNVKSLALTQGKLYCGCQDSSIQEIDLATGTVGTIQSGNRKLLGKSIPIQTMQVHDGFLYTASNSIEGPAVKVWNTSNYNLVGSLPTNSEVRSTIASSDLIYLGCKMGTVEIWSRQKLSKVSTLQTGTNGKVQCMAIDSDAELLVVGTSDGKIQAWGLT, from the exons ATGGCCACCGTCTCGCCGGAGTTCATCCTCCGCCGGACCTCCACCTTCCTAGACGAGGCCTTCTCCCAGACCGACCTCCGTCGATCCGTCCTCTCCTCCGCCCGGCGCCGCCTCACCTCCCCCGATCCTACCACACTCCAGGCCCTCGCCCTTCTCTCTCAGCCTACCGACTCCTCCTTCTCGGCCTCATCCTCCGCCTCCACCGGAACAACCTCTCGCCCCTCGCCGTCAGCCCTCCGCACAGCTGAGAAGCTCCTCCTAACCCTCCCCTCCAAGAACCCTCTCTCCTCGCTCCTCCTCGCTTTCGTCCACGCCCTCCGCCAACGCCATCGCGAAGCCGCCCTCTCTCTCCTCGATCTCTTCGCCCTAGCCCCCTTCGCCGCAAGGTACGAGGTCGCAGCCCCTGTCTTTGAAGACCTCTTCATCCCCCACCTCCTCCCCGCCATCCAATGGTTCGCCGATCAGCGATCTCGGATCCTCGCCTCCCAGCCCTCCTCCGGGATCGATGACGACGCAGGGCGATCGATTGAGGTCACCGCCGCCATCAGCCTACTATCGAGGATGAGCGGCGACCAGGCGGAGGAGCTGAAGGAGCTGGAGCGCGGATACGAAGACGTCCTCGATGAGAACACCATGGCGTACGCCGGATACCTTAAGGAAGTCCTTGAATCGCGTGATGGCGAGTGGGAAGCTCTTCTTCCTCCCCAGCTGATCTTGACGAAGGTCAAGAGAAACAAAGGGGTCTTCGAGGGTATTCAAGAggaggatgaagatgatgaggatgacGATGAAGGGCAAGGGTTTGGATCAAGGCCAAAACTCAGTTCCAGGAATGGACGCTATAAT CCAATGTGGTTGGAAGAAGAACGATCAGATGAATTTCTCAGTAGACAAAGCAGCAGGGTTCAAGACAAGAATGTAAAAGTTTCCGCTAAATATTCTCAGAGACCTTCTCCTCAGAGAATCACCAGACAACCATCCACTGACAGCTCAAATGGCAATGCAAACTTATTCTCCGATTTCAGACCTgggtcttcttcttcatctgagAACTCTGTGGTCAGTGATGCTGAATTTGACCCAGGAATACTACAG gaaaagaaaacaaggaaagcatcattcggcagtGACGAAAATCAGTACCAAGAGCAAGAACAAACATCTTCAGAAACAACCTG CTCATCAAATCATCAAATGGTTGACCCAGATGGCATCCTTGCATCTGGTAAACCTACTCCTCCCAAGGACTTTGTGTGCCCAATAACTAGTAACATTTTTGATGATCCTGTGACGCTGGAGACTGGCCAGACTTACGAGCGCAAAGCCATCCAAGAATGGCTGGACCGTGGGAATTCTACATGCCCCATCACACGCCAAACACTTAACATCACCCAACTACCAAAGACCAACTATGTGCTCAAACGACTGATAGCAAGCTGGAGAGAACAGAACAATGCCTACTCCACCCCAGCTAGATCAGAGAACCCTTCTCCAAAGGATGCTAGAGATTTCAATCTATTGAAGCGGGCGCCTTCCCCAACCAGTGTCATTAGCCAAGCTTCCATTGATGGTGCAACAGGTGATCTACGCCAAGCGATATCACGATTATGTACATCTGAGATTCTGGGCGAGTCTGAGAAGGCTGTTCTCCAGATCGAACGGTTATGGAGGGAAGCTGGGACAGACCCTGAGATCCTACCAGTTCTCTCTAAACCTGCTGTGGTGAACGGATTTGTTGAAATTTTGTTAAACTCTGTGAATGCGGACATCCTAAGGTCAGCAGTGTTCATGCTAACTGAATTGGCATCCAGGGACAATTTCGTCATCCAGACACTCACCAGAGTTGATTCAGATGTGGATTGCTTGGTATCTTTGTTCAAGGAGGGCCTTGTGGAGgctgttgttttgatttatgtGTTAAGCTGTCCACCTGAGAGCCTCATTGAGATGGATATGCTGGATGCCCTGGTGATGGCTATAAATAGAAAGGAGGATGAATCTTTTGCAATGTGCCTGAAACCAAGGATTGCTTCCTTGTTCATCTTGAACCAAATGATAAGAgtagaaaatcaaaagaatgtGTCAGAATTCATGGGTGCTTTAATTTCTCGGAATATAGTTGAGGGTGTTATCCCATGCTTGGAATCTGACTTGCTGGATGAAATGTTAGCTGCTGTTGAGATATTGCTGAGATGCATGGAGGAGGATGGGAACTGCAGGGAGGATATTGCTGATACTGCTGAATTTGGACCTCTTTTAGAAAGCTTCTCCCTGGCAAATGATGCCCAAAGGTTccagattgttcaatttctcaatGAGTTAGTGAAGCTTAGCAG GAGAACCTTCAATGAGCAGATTCTTCATATTATAAAGGATGGTGGTGCATATAGTACCAAGCATGTTCTGCTTGTTTACTTGCAAACAGCTCTCCATGATCAATCACTCCCTGTTGCAAGCCTTCTTCTCCAACTTGATATATTG ATGGAGCCAAGAAAGATGAGCATTTACCGTGAAGAAGCCATAGATGCTCTTATTTCCTGCCTCAGAAACACAGACTTCCCTAAAAGTCAGTTGTTAGCTGCTGAAACAATCATGGGTTTCCAAGGCAGGTATTCATCTGCAGGAAAATCCCTTGCTAAAGCTTATCTTCTTAAGAAGGCAGGCATGAGCAAAAGTTACAGAGCTATAATGCGGACTGAGCAGATGGGCCATGCACTGGGAAATTCCGAAGAAAACTTG GAAGAAGAGAAAGCCGCTGAGGAATGGGAAAGAAGAATTGCTTTTGCTCTAGTCAGCCATGAATTTGGATTGATTTTTGAGGCTTTGGCTGAAGGGATAAAAAGCAGAAGGGCGGAATTATTCTCTACATGTCTCGTGTCTGCGACATGGCTTACTCACATGCTCAGTATTCTTCCTGACATGGGTTTAAGAGGAGCTGCAAGGGTTTGCCTGCTAAAGCTATTTGTTTCAATTCTCAAGTCTGCTAGAGATGTTGATGACAAGGCCCTTGCCATGCTTGCACTGCGAAGCTTTATGTATGATCCTG ATGGATTACATGATATGGCTTCCTATGTCAAGGAAATTATAAAGAGTCTCAGAGAGCTCAAGAAATCTTCTTCTTTAGCTTATGAAATGCTGAAACTTTTCTCAGACGGACAGGAGTCTAGTGCA GAAATGTGGAATCACAAGGAACTGGTTCAAGTAGATTGCAGCACTCATGGAGAAGTGCTGTCCATAGTCTGCTTCAAAAATCGAATAATCACAGGGCATTCAGATGGAACTATAAAG GTATGGAGTGGGGTTGAGAGCCTTCTGAACCTAATCCAAGAAGCACATGATCATTCCAAAGCAGTCACTAGCTTGACAGTGTCTGGAGAGAGAATATATAGTGGCTCAACTGACAAAACCATGAGG GTTTGGATCCTTCGCAATGGAGAAATTCGATGTTCAGAAATTCATGATGTGAAAGATCAAGTCCATAATTTGGTTGTTGCTAATTCCATTTCATGCTTCATTCCCCAAGGAGCTGGCGTcaag GTAATTCTGTTGAATGGTGGCTCCAAGTTGCTTAACCAGAGTAAGAATGTCAAAAGTTTGGCTCTCACACAAGGAAAACTCTACTGTGGTTGCCAGGATAGTAGCATACAG GAGATTGATCTAGCTACAGGCACAGTGGGTACAATACAATCAGGGAATAGAAAGTTGCTAGGAAAGTCGATTCCAATACAGACAATGCAAGTTCATGATGGATTCCTCTATACAGCCAGCAATTCAATTGAAGGACCAGCAGTTAAG GTTTGGAATACTTCAAATTACAACTTAGTTGGCTCTTTGCCAACAAACTCAGAAGTTCGGTCAACTATTGCAAGCTCAGATTTGATATATTTAGGCTGTAAGATGGGAACTGTGGAGATTTGGTCTAGACAGAAGCTCAGTAAAGTCTCAACCCTACAGACAGGAACCAACGGTAAAGTTCAATGCATGGCTATTGATAGTGATGCAGAACTTTTAGTCGTCGGGACATCAGATGGAAAAATTCAG GCATGGGGTCTAACCTGA
- the LOC120280773 gene encoding acyl-coenzyme A thioesterase 13-like — MGEDEGDSKGAAARRWLESMVAKPPSQPSSSSTSRVVGDGGFFNALTLWDLRVSLTHAGRALCSFRVPRHLTDSDGNWIPGAMSTVIDLVGAAAILSEKGELRVSADMDITYLSPAKIDDEVEVDARVLGHKGRVSAVLVELRKKRNGERVALGKLWMASGRPLIKSSKL; from the exons ATGGGCGAAGATGAGGGCGATAGCAAAGGAGCAGCAGCGAGGAGATGGTTGGAGAGCATGGTGGCCAAGCCCCCATCTCaaccctcctcctcctccacctccaGAGTCGTCGGTGATGGTGGCTTCTTCAACGCCCTCACCCTTTGGGATCTCCGTGTCTCTCTCACCCACGCCGGTCGTGCTCTGTGCTCCTTTCGCGTCCCCCGTCACCTCACC GACTCCGATGGGAACTGGATCCCTGGGGCGATGTCCACTGTTATCGATCTCGTCGGCGCAGCCGCCATCTTATCCGAAAAAGGCGAACTCAGGGTCTCCGCCGACATGGACATCACCTACCTCTCTCCGGCCAAGATCGAT GATGAGGTGGAGGTGGATGCTCGGGTTTTAGGGCACAAGGGGAGGGTGTCGGCGGTGCTGGTGGAGCTTCGGAAGAAGAGGAATGGTGAAAGGGTGGCACTGGGCAAGCTCTGGATGGCATCAGGCCGCCCATTGATCAAATCCAGCAAACTTTGa